A stretch of Desulfobacter hydrogenophilus DNA encodes these proteins:
- the der gene encoding ribosome biogenesis GTPase Der, which produces MKPVVALVGRPNVGKSTLFNRITKSRQALVDDMPGVTRDRQYADTQWEDKAFTLVDTGGFLSVDDDYFAAQIKAQLLRAVEQADVLVFILDGRTGLSPYDRDLADLLRRTEKPVFYLINKVESLYSQENELGEFYSLGVDRLYKISAEHGLGVGDFLSDLVAMLPDAPAESGEQEEDDDNGPIRIAIIGRPNVGKSSLANRLFGEQRVVVNDKAGTTRDAIELSVNRNGREFILKDTAGIRRKGKVLDKLEKFSILKALDSMDGCDVALILIDCSEGITDQDITIAGYAEKRGCGAIFLLNKWDLVDKSEKGQQAFIKELRQKAKFLAFAPAVTISAKTGQRCHKIFGEVEKVYKQYCHRINTGMVNRIIEDAVYRDEPSLHKGRRLKFFYAAQVAVKPPTFVCFVNYPDAVHFSYKRYLVNQLRQMIPLNLTPVKLYFREKTGKIEFSGNTKEFRRIQEKKKKVMTKRDKQRKEQSRKKRERDHKNVL; this is translated from the coding sequence ATGAAACCGGTTGTGGCCCTTGTGGGCCGCCCCAATGTTGGAAAATCCACGCTGTTTAACAGAATTACAAAATCCCGCCAGGCCCTGGTGGATGATATGCCCGGTGTAACCCGGGACCGGCAGTATGCCGATACGCAGTGGGAGGATAAAGCCTTTACCCTGGTTGATACCGGTGGCTTTTTAAGTGTGGATGATGACTATTTTGCAGCCCAGATCAAGGCGCAGCTGTTGCGGGCCGTGGAGCAGGCCGATGTCCTGGTGTTTATTCTGGATGGCCGGACAGGGCTTTCCCCCTATGATCGGGATCTTGCCGATCTTTTACGCCGTACTGAAAAGCCTGTTTTCTATCTGATTAATAAGGTTGAAAGCCTGTACAGCCAGGAAAATGAGCTTGGGGAGTTCTACTCCCTGGGTGTGGACCGGCTTTACAAGATATCAGCCGAACACGGACTGGGGGTGGGGGATTTCCTTTCAGACCTGGTTGCCATGCTGCCCGATGCCCCGGCGGAATCAGGAGAACAGGAAGAAGATGATGACAACGGTCCCATTCGTATTGCCATTATCGGGCGCCCCAACGTGGGTAAATCATCCCTTGCCAACCGGCTTTTCGGAGAGCAGCGTGTGGTGGTCAATGATAAGGCCGGCACCACCCGGGACGCTATTGAATTGTCTGTGAACCGGAACGGGCGGGAATTTATCCTGAAAGATACCGCAGGCATTCGTCGCAAGGGCAAGGTCTTGGATAAACTTGAAAAATTTTCTATTCTTAAAGCCCTGGACAGTATGGACGGCTGTGATGTGGCGTTGATTCTCATCGACTGTTCCGAAGGCATCACGGACCAGGACATCACCATTGCAGGGTATGCGGAAAAAAGGGGATGCGGGGCCATTTTTCTGCTTAATAAATGGGACCTTGTGGACAAGTCGGAAAAAGGGCAGCAGGCGTTTATCAAAGAGTTGCGCCAGAAAGCTAAGTTTCTGGCCTTTGCGCCTGCCGTCACCATTTCAGCCAAAACCGGCCAGCGCTGTCACAAGATTTTTGGTGAGGTGGAAAAGGTCTATAAGCAATACTGCCACAGAATCAATACAGGCATGGTTAACCGGATTATCGAAGATGCCGTGTACAGAGATGAGCCATCCCTTCACAAGGGCCGTCGCCTCAAGTTTTTTTATGCGGCCCAGGTGGCGGTGAAGCCACCCACTTTCGTTTGTTTTGTTAACTATCCCGACGCCGTACACTTTTCTTATAAGCGGTATTTGGTGAACCAGTTGCGCCAGATGATTCCCTTGAACTTGACACCTGTTAAGCTTTATTTCAGGGAAAAAACCGGTAAAATTGAGTTTTCCGGCAATACAAAGGAGTTTCGGAGAATCCAGGAAAAGAAAAAGAAGGTCATGACAAAGCGGGATAAGCAGCGTAAAGAACAGAGCCGCAAAAAACGCGAACGGGATCATAAAAACGTATTGTAA
- a CDS encoding replication-associated recombination protein A, producing the protein MDLFDHTADQEMAGTAPLADRMRPRRLEDVVGQDHITAQGSLLERAVSEDRVFSMILWGPPGCGKTTLANVIATRTKNQWVKISAVLSGVKEVRQIIDAAKERRRLHNLRTLLFVDEIHRFNKSQQDAFLFHVENGLITLIGATTENPSFEVNPALVSRCRIFALNSLSRDAIVQILNRALTDKNKGLGLSSDMFSKEAIDHIAAASDGDARAALTNLEACALNRGDGKTLDVEDVRTMVAQKLLRHDKAGEEHFNVISAFIKSVRGSDPDGAMYWLERMLAAGDDPIYILRRMIRLATEDIGLADPGALTMALNADVSFRRLGRPEGDGSLYQAAVYLATAPKSNAVYAAQKQVRDAVKKYGSLPVPMHIRNAPTGLMKQMGYGKGYKYAHDYKHGYASQSYLPEPLEDKRFYHPTARGYEKTVKQRLEAWLDLKRGAKET; encoded by the coding sequence ATGGATCTTTTTGATCATACCGCCGATCAGGAAATGGCGGGGACCGCTCCATTGGCTGATCGTATGCGGCCCCGGCGGCTGGAAGATGTTGTGGGTCAGGACCATATTACAGCCCAGGGCAGTCTGCTTGAACGTGCCGTGTCCGAAGACCGGGTTTTTTCCATGATCCTGTGGGGACCGCCGGGGTGTGGTAAAACCACTCTGGCCAATGTCATTGCAACACGGACTAAAAACCAGTGGGTCAAAATTTCTGCGGTGTTGTCGGGTGTCAAGGAGGTCCGGCAGATCATTGACGCGGCAAAGGAGAGAAGGCGGCTTCATAACCTGCGGACCCTGCTGTTTGTGGATGAGATTCACCGGTTTAACAAATCCCAGCAGGATGCCTTTCTTTTCCATGTGGAAAACGGATTGATCACCCTGATCGGGGCCACTACGGAAAATCCTTCCTTTGAAGTCAATCCCGCCCTGGTTTCCAGATGCCGGATTTTTGCCCTGAACAGCTTGTCCCGGGATGCCATTGTGCAGATTTTGAATCGGGCGTTGACCGATAAGAATAAAGGTCTTGGACTGTCATCAGATATGTTTTCCAAAGAGGCCATTGACCACATCGCCGCCGCATCTGATGGAGATGCAAGGGCGGCCCTGACAAATCTTGAAGCCTGTGCGTTGAACCGCGGGGACGGTAAAACGCTGGATGTGGAAGATGTCAGGACCATGGTGGCCCAAAAGCTTTTGCGCCATGACAAGGCCGGAGAAGAACACTTTAATGTGATCTCCGCCTTTATCAAAAGTGTGCGGGGCAGTGATCCGGATGGTGCCATGTACTGGCTTGAGCGGATGCTGGCTGCAGGGGATGACCCCATTTACATATTAAGGCGGATGATCCGTCTTGCCACCGAGGATATCGGCCTTGCCGATCCAGGCGCCTTGACTATGGCCCTGAATGCGGATGTCTCATTCAGGCGCTTAGGCCGCCCTGAAGGGGATGGCTCTTTGTATCAGGCCGCCGTTTATCTGGCCACAGCGCCAAAAAGCAATGCCGTGTATGCGGCCCAGAAACAGGTTCGCGACGCCGTGAAAAAATATGGCTCTCTGCCCGTGCCCATGCATATCCGCAACGCGCCCACCGGATTGATGAAACAGATGGGCTACGGCAAAGGCTACAAATACGCCCATGACTACAAACATGGGTATGCATCCCAATCCTATCTTCCCGAACCCCTTGAAGACAAACGGTTTTACCATCCCACTGCCCGGGGGTATGAAAAAACAGTAAAGCAGCGCCTTGAGGCGTGGCTGGATCTGAAGAGGGGTGCTAAAGAAACCTGA
- a CDS encoding thiolase family protein: MQEVVIVSGVRTAVGTFGGSLKDVPVVALGTCVMKDVLKRAGLKPALDPGNDEFSPATLKDQGMIDIENTGYDYTDDLAEIYVDEVIMGNVLQAGQGQNTARQAMIGAGISRTTPAMTVNKICGSGLKAIALGAQAIMAGQADVILAGGQESMSNAPMALLKARWGYRMELTGQGPVHDLMVYDGLYEIFYGYHMGQTAENIVEKYGITRQEQDALALLSHTRAFAAVHDGTFDQEIVPVVIQSRKGDIVVNKDERPMETSMDKLAKLRPAFRKDGSVTAGNASGINDGAAAVLMMTAQRADELGLGVLAKVKGFASGGLDPAYMGLGPVPAVKRVLKQTGMALSDIDMIELNEAFAAQAIGCMRELGLDVEKPNELGSGLSLGHPIGCTGARQMVTAIHQMERKGYNTGLVSMCIGGGMGMAMIIER; this comes from the coding sequence ATGCAAGAAGTGGTAATCGTAAGCGGTGTCAGAACAGCTGTGGGCACCTTTGGCGGCTCATTGAAAGATGTACCGGTGGTGGCGCTGGGCACTTGTGTCATGAAGGACGTATTAAAACGTGCCGGTCTGAAACCTGCCCTGGATCCGGGCAATGATGAATTTTCCCCTGCAACCCTGAAAGACCAGGGAATGATAGACATTGAGAATACAGGATATGATTATACCGATGATCTGGCAGAGATCTATGTGGATGAAGTCATCATGGGCAACGTACTCCAGGCAGGTCAGGGCCAGAATACCGCTCGCCAAGCCATGATCGGTGCCGGTATCAGTCGTACGACCCCGGCCATGACTGTGAACAAGATCTGCGGTTCAGGTCTTAAAGCCATTGCCTTGGGCGCCCAGGCCATTATGGCAGGCCAGGCTGACGTGATTCTGGCAGGGGGGCAGGAAAGCATGAGCAATGCACCCATGGCCCTGCTCAAGGCCAGATGGGGCTATCGCATGGAACTTACCGGCCAGGGCCCGGTCCATGACCTGATGGTGTATGATGGTCTTTATGAAATTTTTTACGGCTACCACATGGGCCAGACCGCAGAAAATATTGTCGAAAAGTACGGTATCACGCGGCAGGAACAGGACGCGCTTGCACTTTTAAGCCATACCAGGGCCTTTGCTGCGGTTCATGACGGTACCTTTGACCAGGAAATCGTTCCGGTTGTTATTCAAAGCCGTAAAGGGGATATTGTGGTCAATAAGGATGAACGACCCATGGAAACCAGTATGGATAAATTGGCTAAGCTGCGTCCGGCTTTCAGAAAAGACGGTAGCGTAACCGCCGGCAATGCCTCGGGTATCAACGACGGTGCAGCCGCCGTACTCATGATGACAGCACAGCGTGCCGATGAGCTTGGACTTGGGGTGCTGGCAAAGGTTAAAGGCTTTGCGTCCGGCGGTCTTGATCCTGCGTACATGGGGTTGGGACCCGTGCCGGCGGTGAAACGGGTGCTTAAACAGACCGGGATGGCATTATCCGACATTGACATGATCGAACTGAACGAAGCCTTTGCGGCCCAAGCCATCGGCTGCATGAGGGAACTGGGTCTTGATGTGGAAAAGCCCAATGAACTGGGTTCGGGGCTCTCTTTGGGTCATCCCATCGGCTGCACAGGTGCCCGCCAAATGGTCACCGCCATTCATCAGATGGAAAGAAAGGGGTACAATACCGGTCTGGTTTCCATGTGCATCGGTGGCGGTATGGGCATGGCAATGATTATTGAGCGGTAG
- a CDS encoding AI-2E family transporter gives MDQNIFQRAVFFFFLTLFCISIFLVGKVIAPFFASLLLGVVIAGIFRPVFKALDRYMPARVASVLTCLAVFFIVFIPVVFFVGILSREALGLYNLAKDAVFSNNLINFLESTRALERLNEFLARANIHTQISWRELIDPLSEVGKNLGFSLFQQARFLTSNLLNLVFYFCLMLIVVFYMFMDGERFMQYMYDLSPLKDEHDRKLFEKFNDMAGAVLIGNGLGGLIQGVAGGGLFWSLGLNSPFLWGVIMGFLAFLPIVGIGVVMLPAALFFLLKGSLGKCLFIVGFYGVLSWGIEYIFKPKLVGDRVSMHPLVVFFAIIGGLKVYGILGIIYGPLIATLFLTLSDIYFSTFQSMVEPGKGMLDSWPDK, from the coding sequence TTGGATCAGAATATTTTTCAGCGGGCAGTGTTCTTTTTTTTTCTGACGCTGTTTTGCATATCCATTTTTCTTGTGGGAAAAGTGATTGCCCCATTTTTTGCAAGTCTGCTTCTTGGCGTCGTCATTGCCGGTATTTTCAGACCTGTATTTAAAGCATTGGATAGATACATGCCTGCACGGGTAGCTTCCGTTCTCACCTGCCTGGCGGTTTTTTTCATTGTCTTTATTCCGGTTGTCTTTTTTGTGGGCATTCTTTCCAGGGAAGCCTTGGGGCTTTACAATCTGGCAAAGGATGCGGTGTTTTCCAACAATTTGATCAATTTTCTGGAAAGCACACGGGCACTTGAACGGCTCAACGAATTTTTAGCCAGGGCAAATATTCACACTCAGATCTCCTGGCGTGAGTTGATCGACCCTTTGAGCGAAGTTGGAAAAAATTTGGGTTTTTCCTTGTTCCAGCAGGCCCGGTTTCTGACCTCCAACTTACTGAACCTGGTGTTTTACTTTTGCCTGATGCTCATTGTGGTTTTCTACATGTTCATGGATGGCGAACGGTTCATGCAGTACATGTATGATTTGTCTCCGCTTAAGGACGAGCATGACCGCAAGCTTTTCGAAAAGTTTAACGATATGGCCGGTGCCGTGCTCATCGGCAACGGACTGGGCGGATTGATCCAGGGGGTTGCTGGCGGAGGCCTGTTTTGGTCTCTGGGGCTGAATTCTCCATTTTTATGGGGCGTGATCATGGGTTTTCTAGCATTTTTGCCCATTGTTGGCATTGGTGTGGTCATGCTGCCTGCGGCTTTATTTTTTCTTTTGAAAGGCAGTCTGGGGAAATGCCTTTTCATTGTTGGATTTTATGGCGTATTGTCATGGGGTATTGAGTATATTTTTAAACCTAAGCTGGTGGGGGACAGGGTGTCCATGCACCCTCTTGTTGTGTTTTTTGCCATTATTGGCGGTTTGAAAGTATACGGAATTTTAGGTATAATTTACGGGCCTTTGATCGCTACTTTGTTTTTAACCCTTTCCGACATTTATTTTTCCACGTTTCAATCCATGGTGGAACCGGGCAAAGGGATGTTGGATTCATGGCCTGACAAATAA
- the gyrA gene encoding DNA gyrase subunit A → MIQNESTSIEKEMKQSYLEYAMSVIIGRALPDVRDGLKPVHRRVLYAMQQLHNDWNKPYKKSARIVGDVIGKYHPHGDSAVYDTIVRMAQDFSLRYTLVDGQGNFGSVDGDSPAAMRYTEIRMRKLSHQMLADLEKETVEFIPNYDETIEEPAVLPTRFPALLVNGSSGIAVGMTTNVPPHNISEVIEGLKALIDNPDMDTRALMAHIPAPDFPTYGHIYGTKGIFEAYDTGRGIITLRAKVEVEENKKNGQETIVVTELPYQVNKAKLVEKIAELVRDKVITGVSYVRDESDRDGMRMAIGLKRDQISEVVINQLYKHTNMQTSFGIILLAVVNNRPELLSLKEILNHFISHRTNVIIRRTRYDLRKAEERAHILEGLKIALDNLDEVVALIRASQSPEEARTGLITRFDLSEIQAQAILDMRLQRLTGLEREKIETEYQALLKDIAWFKEILGSETVVRGLIKDELAELNDEFGDARRTRIVESTAEISIEDLIAQEDMVVTVTRSGYIKRNPITLYTSQHRGGKGKTAMGTKSDDFVEHLFVASTHATFLFITNFGKVYQAKVYELPMAGRSSLGKAIVNLLNFDEGEKLATVLTVDEFSENRYVVMATKKGRVKKTELMAYSRPRAGGLIGVKLVEGDELIAARITDGTQEIFLGSEGGKVIRFNEQNVRDVGRGSMGVRGMRIEEGARVVGMEVLGDEDTLLTVTENGYGKRSKIEEYRTQARGGKGVFSIKTSKRNGKMMALALVGDNDELMMVTDKGKLIRTDICGINVISRNTQGVRLINLAEKETLIGIARLPKDDHDPDDDNTCFDPDRDDADILDAPDMDTEDLDMDDPIDEQGDDQ, encoded by the coding sequence ATGATTCAAAACGAAAGCACCAGTATCGAGAAAGAGATGAAGCAGTCCTATCTCGAGTATGCCATGAGTGTCATTATCGGGCGGGCTTTGCCTGATGTCCGGGACGGTTTGAAACCGGTCCACCGGCGTGTGTTATATGCCATGCAGCAGCTTCACAATGACTGGAATAAACCCTATAAGAAATCTGCCCGTATCGTGGGTGATGTTATTGGTAAATATCACCCCCACGGGGATTCTGCCGTGTATGACACTATTGTCCGCATGGCCCAGGACTTCTCCCTGCGTTATACCCTGGTGGATGGTCAGGGCAATTTCGGCTCCGTGGACGGAGACTCTCCGGCTGCCATGCGTTATACGGAAATTCGTATGCGCAAGCTTTCCCACCAGATGTTGGCCGATCTTGAAAAAGAGACCGTGGAATTCATCCCCAATTATGATGAAACCATAGAAGAACCTGCGGTGCTCCCCACTAGATTTCCGGCATTGCTGGTCAACGGGTCCTCGGGCATTGCCGTGGGCATGACCACAAATGTACCGCCCCACAATATCAGTGAAGTCATTGAGGGGTTAAAGGCGCTCATTGATAACCCGGACATGGATACAAGGGCGTTGATGGCCCATATTCCGGCACCCGATTTCCCCACCTATGGTCATATTTACGGTACCAAGGGGATTTTCGAAGCCTATGATACCGGCCGGGGTATTATCACGTTGCGAGCCAAAGTCGAGGTGGAGGAGAACAAAAAAAATGGCCAGGAAACCATTGTGGTCACGGAACTGCCATATCAGGTGAACAAGGCCAAATTGGTGGAAAAGATCGCCGAGCTGGTCCGGGACAAAGTGATTACCGGCGTCTCCTATGTTCGGGATGAATCCGACCGAGATGGCATGCGTATGGCCATTGGGCTTAAACGCGACCAGATCTCTGAAGTGGTGATTAATCAGCTCTACAAGCACACCAATATGCAGACCAGCTTTGGCATCATTCTTCTGGCGGTGGTTAACAATCGGCCTGAGCTGCTCTCTCTTAAGGAAATCCTCAATCACTTTATTTCCCACAGGACCAACGTTATTATCCGGCGTACCCGCTATGATCTGCGCAAAGCAGAAGAACGGGCACATATTCTGGAAGGGTTGAAGATCGCCCTGGATAATTTGGATGAAGTCGTTGCCCTGATCAGGGCCTCGCAGTCACCGGAAGAGGCCAGGACCGGCTTGATAACCCGGTTTGATCTGAGCGAGATTCAGGCCCAGGCCATTCTGGACATGCGTCTGCAGCGACTCACTGGGCTGGAACGGGAAAAGATTGAAACCGAATATCAGGCCCTGCTTAAGGATATTGCCTGGTTCAAGGAGATCCTTGGCTCGGAAACCGTGGTCCGGGGGCTGATCAAGGATGAATTGGCCGAACTCAATGATGAGTTCGGAGATGCGCGCCGCACCCGTATCGTAGAGAGCACTGCTGAAATTTCCATTGAAGATCTTATTGCCCAAGAAGACATGGTGGTCACGGTGACCCGCAGCGGATACATCAAGCGTAATCCCATTACCCTTTATACCAGTCAGCACCGGGGTGGCAAAGGCAAGACCGCCATGGGAACCAAATCCGACGATTTTGTGGAACATCTGTTTGTGGCCTCCACCCACGCCACGTTCCTGTTTATCACCAACTTCGGCAAGGTGTATCAGGCCAAGGTGTATGAACTGCCCATGGCAGGGCGCTCCTCACTTGGCAAAGCCATTGTGAACCTGCTTAATTTTGATGAGGGCGAAAAACTTGCCACCGTACTCACCGTGGATGAGTTCTCAGAAAATAGGTACGTGGTCATGGCCACCAAAAAAGGCAGGGTGAAAAAGACTGAGCTGATGGCCTATTCACGTCCCAGGGCAGGGGGACTGATCGGTGTGAAGCTAGTTGAAGGCGACGAACTTATTGCTGCACGCATCACCGATGGCACCCAGGAGATCTTTTTAGGGTCCGAGGGGGGTAAGGTGATTCGGTTTAATGAACAAAATGTTCGTGATGTGGGCAGAGGCTCCATGGGTGTGCGGGGCATGCGTATAGAAGAGGGTGCCCGGGTGGTGGGTATGGAAGTGCTTGGAGACGAGGACACGCTTTTAACGGTTACGGAAAACGGGTATGGTAAGCGTTCTAAAATTGAGGAGTACAGAACCCAGGCCCGGGGCGGCAAAGGGGTTTTTTCCATTAAAACGTCCAAGCGCAACGGTAAAATGATGGCCCTTGCTCTGGTGGGTGACAATGATGAGTTGATGATGGTTACGGATAAGGGGAAACTGATCCGTACCGATATCTGCGGGATTAATGTAATTTCCAGAAATACCCAGGGGGTCAGACTTATTAACCTGGCCGAAAAAGAGACGCTCATCGGCATTGCCCGGCTTCCTAAAGATGATCATGACCCTGATGATGATAACACGTGTTTTGATCCGGATAGGGATGATGCCGACATTTTAGATGCTCCGGATATGGATACGGAAGACCTTGATATGGATGACCCGATAGATGAACAGGGAGACGACCAATAA
- the radC gene encoding RadC family protein, with amino-acid sequence MNRETTNKGGGHRQRLRERFLRAGLSGFHDYEVLELLLTLNTPRKDTKQAAKDLLAEFKTLPRVLEADTHALCRVKGVGPANSFGIHLIKAVADRYLETRILKRDVVSNPESLMAYLNQTIGYKNKEHFLGIFLDAKNRVMASEVLFTGTLSASAVYPREVIARSIAHNAASVVLAHNHPSGDITPSAQDIRITRTLFFALAFAGIHIHDHLVTGSQGYYSFAAQGVMAQFQKEFEQIK; translated from the coding sequence ATGAACAGGGAGACGACCAATAAGGGTGGCGGACATCGGCAGCGCCTGAGGGAACGCTTCCTTAGGGCCGGCCTGTCAGGGTTCCATGACTACGAAGTCCTGGAGCTGCTTTTGACCCTGAATACCCCGCGGAAGGATACCAAGCAGGCAGCCAAAGATCTTTTAGCGGAATTTAAAACCCTGCCCCGGGTGCTGGAGGCTGATACCCATGCCCTTTGCCGGGTTAAGGGGGTGGGCCCTGCCAATAGCTTCGGGATTCATCTGATCAAGGCTGTGGCAGACCGGTATCTTGAAACCCGGATACTTAAGAGGGATGTGGTCAGTAACCCTGAAAGTCTGATGGCCTATTTAAACCAGACCATTGGTTACAAAAATAAAGAACATTTTTTAGGGATATTCCTGGATGCCAAAAACAGGGTCATGGCATCCGAGGTCCTTTTTACCGGGACCCTTTCAGCGTCGGCTGTATATCCACGGGAAGTGATTGCACGCAGCATTGCACACAATGCGGCGTCAGTGGTTTTAGCGCATAATCATCCGTCCGGGGATATTACACCCTCAGCCCAGGATATCCGTATTACCCGGACTCTGTTTTTCGCCCTGGCATTTGCCGGTATTCATATCCACGACCATCTTGTCACAGGCAGCCAGGGGTATTACAGTTTTGCCGCCCAGGGGGTTATGGCGCAGTTTCAAAAGGAGTTTGAGCAGATTAAATGA
- a CDS encoding phosphoglycerate kinase, with the protein MKSVRDIDVNGKTLFIRVDYNLPMDDQGNITDDNRIRATLELLTYLIDKKAKLVIASHLGRPKGGRDEKFSLKPAAVRLSELLNMPVAFADDCIGEAVNKQVQALEPGQILMLENLRFHDEEKKNDPEFAKALADLCDVYVNNAFAVSHRDQASVTGITKYAKSSAAGFLLEKEVRSYYDSVEHPKKPLVVVIGGAKVSSKLAALENMLKFVDCMMIGGAMANTFLAANGVDTKGSMIEADLLKTASDIMAHAKEKGIDLLLPVDLVVAERFDKNAESRTVSLDDIPDGWMALDIGPESAKKFANVIANAGTIVWNGPMGVFEMDRFAAGTQTLADAIAESSAFSVVGGGDTGLAAKQCGITEKISYISTGGGAFLHMMEGKVLPGVAALE; encoded by the coding sequence ATGAAATCGGTTCGAGATATAGATGTAAACGGTAAAACCCTTTTTATCCGGGTGGACTACAACCTGCCCATGGATGACCAGGGGAATATTACTGATGACAACCGGATCCGGGCCACCCTGGAGCTGCTTACCTATTTGATTGACAAAAAGGCCAAGCTGGTGATCGCTTCCCATCTGGGCCGTCCAAAAGGCGGCCGTGACGAAAAATTCAGCCTTAAGCCGGCAGCGGTCAGATTGTCTGAACTTCTAAATATGCCTGTGGCGTTTGCCGATGACTGCATTGGGGAAGCGGTAAACAAGCAGGTTCAAGCCCTTGAACCCGGACAGATTCTCATGCTTGAAAATTTAAGATTTCACGATGAGGAAAAGAAAAACGATCCTGAATTTGCAAAGGCCCTTGCCGACCTTTGTGATGTTTATGTAAACAATGCCTTTGCCGTATCCCACCGGGATCAGGCATCAGTTACGGGTATTACCAAGTATGCGAAATCCTCTGCAGCCGGTTTTCTGCTTGAAAAAGAGGTACGTTCATACTACGATTCTGTGGAACATCCTAAAAAACCGCTGGTGGTTGTGATCGGCGGCGCAAAAGTTTCCAGCAAATTGGCTGCTCTTGAAAATATGCTTAAGTTTGTGGATTGCATGATGATCGGTGGTGCCATGGCCAATACCTTTCTTGCAGCAAATGGCGTGGATACCAAAGGATCCATGATTGAAGCGGATTTGCTTAAGACCGCTTCGGATATTATGGCCCATGCAAAGGAAAAGGGCATTGACCTGCTTTTACCCGTAGATCTTGTTGTTGCAGAACGTTTTGACAAAAATGCCGAATCGCGCACCGTTTCTTTGGATGATATTCCGGATGGCTGGATGGCCCTGGATATTGGTCCTGAAAGTGCCAAAAAATTTGCAAACGTCATTGCCAATGCCGGTACCATTGTCTGGAACGGTCCCATGGGGGTGTTTGAAATGGATCGGTTCGCTGCAGGTACCCAAACCCTCGCTGATGCGATTGCCGAGTCTTCCGCCTTTTCCGTTGTTGGCGGCGGTGATACGGGGCTTGCAGCCAAACAATGCGGGATTACGGAAAAAATTAGCTATATTTCTACAGGGGGCGGGGCTTTTTTGCACATGATGGAAGGGAAAGTGCTGCCAGGAGTGGCTGCTCTCGAATAG
- a CDS encoding N-acetyltransferase produces the protein MIRKALIDDVAPIHALLKFYADKGELLGRPLSNLYDHLRDFWVYEDEDTGMITGCAALAFCWEDIAEIRSVAVKKEYNGQGIGSALTERCIQEAFYFKLKTLFALTYRPSFFARFGFAITEKTNLPMVKIWAGCLDCVKFPDCDEIAMIKEL, from the coding sequence ATGATAAGAAAAGCGCTCATTGATGATGTTGCCCCTATACATGCCCTACTTAAATTTTATGCCGACAAAGGGGAACTTTTAGGTAGACCTTTAAGCAACCTTTATGACCATCTACGGGATTTCTGGGTATATGAGGATGAAGATACCGGCATGATAACAGGTTGTGCAGCACTAGCCTTTTGCTGGGAAGATATCGCGGAAATCCGATCAGTTGCAGTAAAAAAGGAGTATAATGGCCAAGGGATCGGATCGGCCCTTACAGAACGCTGTATCCAGGAAGCCTTCTATTTTAAATTAAAAACATTGTTTGCACTGACCTACCGCCCTAGTTTTTTTGCCCGTTTTGGATTTGCAATAACTGAAAAAACAAATCTGCCCATGGTCAAAATATGGGCCGGATGCCTGGACTGCGTTAAGTTTCCGGATTGTGATGAAATAGCAATGATCAAAGAGTTATAG